In the Paralichthys olivaceus isolate ysfri-2021 chromosome 15, ASM2471397v2, whole genome shotgun sequence genome, one interval contains:
- the LOC138404902 gene encoding proline-rich protein 7 isoform X2 → MEPLSCQPAGYLPPPPPQQQPPPPPQLSREPPQFCSPHTLSPPLPLPVPHPLPQATWVSMPDADLLGKPPCYEEAVLMEDPPPPYSEVLADQRGGTYLKPAPHRAAPPPLREHQDPGPVFTSETSKLPAATVFPGRGYSSLIRLPSSQRWDSLGHLLSNMDLNHNNLTPPGARSLQAAAPMATMPRREPRAQHDGLGIRGGIERLQGGIRGLEGGLSGFQEEFQELQGVHRLRGLESSCGLPTAFPLLGRSTAV, encoded by the exons ATGGAGCCGCTCAGCTGTCAACCTGCAGGAtacctgcctcctcctcctccccagcagcagccgccgccgcctccGCAGCTTTCCAGAGAGCCGCCGCAGTTCTGTTCTCCTCACACCCTGTCACCGCCACTTCCTCTGCCGGTTCCTCATCCACTGCCGCAGGCGACCTGGGTCAGCATGCCAG ACGCAGATTTGCTCGGGAAGCCGCCCTGCTATGAGGAGGCCGTCCTGATGGAGGATCCTCCCCCGCCCTACAGTGAGGTCTTGGCCGACCAACGTGGGGGCACCTACCTGAAGCCCGCCCCGCATCGTGCAGCGCCACCACCTCTCAGGGAACACCAGGATCCTGGTCCCGTGTTCACGTCCGAGACCAGCAAGCTTCCTGCAGCGACTGTGTTCCCTGGTCGAGGCTACTCCTCCCTGATACGCCTGCCTTCATCGCAGCGCTGGGACTCCCTGGGTCACCTCCTGTCCAACATGGACCTGAACCACAACAACCTCACGCCGCCGGGGGCGCGCTCCCTGCAGGCTGCCGCCCCTATGGCAACCATGCCCCGCCGTGAGCCCAGGGCTCAGCATGATGGACTCGGGATCAGAGGCGGAATAGAGAGACTTCAAGGAGGGATACGAGGACTCGAAGGGGGGTTATCGGGATTCCAAGAAGAATTCCAGGAGCTTCAGGGGGTTCACAGACTGAGGGGACTGGAGTCCAGCTGTGGCCTTCCAACAGCCTTCCCCCTGCTGGGTCGGAGTACAGCGGTTTAG
- the LOC138404902 gene encoding proline-rich protein 7 isoform X1, with translation MVMSQGTYTFLACFSGFWLVWALIVMLCCFCSFLQRRLKRRREERLREQCLRSAEMEPLSCQPAGYLPPPPPQQQPPPPPQLSREPPQFCSPHTLSPPLPLPVPHPLPQATWVSMPDADLLGKPPCYEEAVLMEDPPPPYSEVLADQRGGTYLKPAPHRAAPPPLREHQDPGPVFTSETSKLPAATVFPGRGYSSLIRLPSSQRWDSLGHLLSNMDLNHNNLTPPGARSLQAAAPMATMPRREPRAQHDGLGIRGGIERLQGGIRGLEGGLSGFQEEFQELQGVHRLRGLESSCGLPTAFPLLGRSTAV, from the exons ATGGTGATGTCGCAGGGCACCTACACCTTCCTGGCCTGCTTCTCCGGCTTCTGGTTGGTCTGGGCCCTCATCGTCATGCTCTGCtgtttctgcagcttcctgcagCGGCGGCTGAAGCGGCGTCGTGAGGAGCGCCTCAGGGAGCAGTGTCTACGATCTGCAGAGATGGAGCCGCTCAGCTGTCAACCTGCAGGAtacctgcctcctcctcctccccagcagcagccgccgccgcctccGCAGCTTTCCAGAGAGCCGCCGCAGTTCTGTTCTCCTCACACCCTGTCACCGCCACTTCCTCTGCCGGTTCCTCATCCACTGCCGCAGGCGACCTGGGTCAGCATGCCAG ACGCAGATTTGCTCGGGAAGCCGCCCTGCTATGAGGAGGCCGTCCTGATGGAGGATCCTCCCCCGCCCTACAGTGAGGTCTTGGCCGACCAACGTGGGGGCACCTACCTGAAGCCCGCCCCGCATCGTGCAGCGCCACCACCTCTCAGGGAACACCAGGATCCTGGTCCCGTGTTCACGTCCGAGACCAGCAAGCTTCCTGCAGCGACTGTGTTCCCTGGTCGAGGCTACTCCTCCCTGATACGCCTGCCTTCATCGCAGCGCTGGGACTCCCTGGGTCACCTCCTGTCCAACATGGACCTGAACCACAACAACCTCACGCCGCCGGGGGCGCGCTCCCTGCAGGCTGCCGCCCCTATGGCAACCATGCCCCGCCGTGAGCCCAGGGCTCAGCATGATGGACTCGGGATCAGAGGCGGAATAGAGAGACTTCAAGGAGGGATACGAGGACTCGAAGGGGGGTTATCGGGATTCCAAGAAGAATTCCAGGAGCTTCAGGGGGTTCACAGACTGAGGGGACTGGAGTCCAGCTGTGGCCTTCCAACAGCCTTCCCCCTGCTGGGTCGGAGTACAGCGGTTTAG